A genomic window from Streptomyces sp. NBC_00234 includes:
- a CDS encoding aldo/keto reductase, with translation MRYTLFGRTGLRVSELALGAMTLGSHETDPRAVTATSGRIIDAYVEAGGNFIDTADIYGSSELVLGEVLGRRRDSIVLAGKYTCATTKGDVNAAGNHRRNLVQSVESSLGRLDTDRLDVLWVHARDNFTPVEEVMRALDDLVRSGKVLYIGVSDWPAWEIAQASTLAELRGWTAFAGSQFRYSLLERTPERELLPQARAFDQAVFAWSPLARGRLTGKDLPTGPEAPDRGWDETRRREHETIAAVVEIARQGGWTPAQVALAWLRGRPGNIVPIIGASTESQLADNLSCLEVTLDAAAVARLDAVSAVPLGFPHDFLREPGVVETVYGDRWADIDDRRSTYRRTTGGA, from the coding sequence GTGCGCTACACACTGTTCGGCAGGACCGGTCTCCGGGTGAGCGAGCTCGCGCTGGGTGCGATGACCCTGGGCAGCCACGAGACGGACCCCCGGGCCGTCACGGCGACGAGCGGACGCATCATCGACGCGTACGTGGAGGCCGGTGGCAACTTCATCGACACGGCCGACATCTACGGCAGCTCGGAGCTGGTGCTCGGCGAGGTCCTCGGCCGCCGCCGCGACAGCATCGTGCTCGCCGGCAAGTACACGTGCGCGACCACCAAGGGGGATGTGAACGCGGCGGGCAACCACCGCAGGAATCTCGTCCAGTCGGTGGAGTCGAGCCTCGGCCGGCTGGACACCGACCGGCTCGACGTCCTGTGGGTGCACGCCCGCGACAACTTCACCCCGGTCGAGGAGGTCATGCGGGCGCTCGACGACCTCGTCAGGAGCGGCAAGGTGCTCTATATCGGCGTCTCGGACTGGCCCGCGTGGGAGATCGCCCAGGCGTCGACCCTGGCCGAGCTGCGCGGCTGGACCGCGTTCGCCGGCTCGCAGTTCCGCTACAGCCTGCTGGAGCGGACCCCCGAACGCGAACTCCTGCCGCAGGCCCGCGCCTTCGACCAGGCGGTCTTCGCATGGAGCCCGCTCGCCCGCGGCCGGCTCACCGGCAAGGACCTGCCCACCGGTCCGGAAGCGCCGGACCGCGGCTGGGACGAGACGCGACGCCGGGAGCACGAGACGATCGCCGCGGTCGTGGAGATCGCCCGGCAGGGCGGCTGGACCCCGGCGCAGGTGGCACTGGCCTGGCTGCGCGGACGGCCCGGGAACATCGTCCCGATCATCGGCGCTTCCACGGAGAGCCAGCTCGCGGACAACCTGTCCTGCCTGGAGGTCACGCTCGACGCCGCCGCCGTGGCGCGCCTCGACGCGGTGAGCGCCGTACCGCTGGGCTTCCCGCACGACTTCCTGCGCGAGCCGGGCGTCGTGGAGACGGTGTACGGGGACCGCTGGGCCGACATCGACGACCGGCGCTCCACGTACCGCCGCACAACGGGCGGGGCCTGA
- a CDS encoding PPOX class F420-dependent oxidoreductase yields MTLQDFARSEYVSLTTYRKDGTPVATPVWAAADGEVLYVWTRSDSWKVKRLRNDGRVTVTVCDVRGRIAEGAPSAEGTGQLLDEVGTRKVRKVIGRKYTWKYWLLDWPATVARLGKRPHTGIAITF; encoded by the coding sequence GTGACTCTTCAGGACTTCGCGCGCAGTGAGTACGTCAGCCTGACCACCTACCGGAAGGACGGCACGCCCGTCGCCACGCCCGTCTGGGCCGCGGCCGACGGAGAGGTGCTGTACGTCTGGACCCGCTCCGACTCGTGGAAGGTGAAGCGGCTGCGCAACGACGGCCGCGTCACCGTCACGGTCTGCGATGTGCGGGGCCGGATCGCCGAGGGCGCCCCGAGCGCCGAGGGTACGGGGCAGCTGCTGGACGAGGTCGGGACCCGGAAGGTCCGTAAGGTCATCGGCCGCAAGTACACCTGGAAGTACTGGCTCCTCGACTGGCCCGCGACGGTCGCGCGGCTCGGCAAGCGCCCGCACACGGGCATCGCGATCACTTTCTGA
- a CDS encoding alginate lyase family protein: MSVRRSVTAALLSSLFLLPACAPAARDSAAPGDTAGPVAFRHPGVVVSGSQLKAVRAHVAAGQEPWKSAFAAMRVSRYASLGYRPAPAAVVACPPNSGPPACLAEREDAVAAYTQALLWQLTGKPAHAAKAVEIMDAWSAVVKKHTEGNADLQTAWAGSSWARAADLVHATYPQWGGPAVQRFKWMLRKAYLPAVTAKVPDYNGNWELAMTDAAMSMSVFLEDRTVFEAALRRYRDRVPAYFYLASDGDLPKAPAAGTIDTADELGTYWFGQRKYVDGLGQETCRNFMHVGYSLAATAHIAETAWHQGIDLYTEEADRLTAALEFHARYQLGEAPPGWLCGGKVERTMGPDVEVALNHLGNRMHRELPYTEKLAARQRPAGTDDLFVAWETLTHAGNPGTTGDRGEDGDA, encoded by the coding sequence GTGTCCGTAAGAAGAAGCGTCACCGCCGCCCTGCTCAGCTCCCTCTTCCTGCTCCCTGCCTGCGCGCCCGCCGCGCGCGACTCGGCCGCGCCGGGCGACACGGCGGGGCCGGTGGCCTTCCGTCACCCGGGCGTGGTGGTGAGCGGCTCCCAGCTCAAGGCCGTACGCGCGCACGTGGCGGCCGGTCAGGAGCCGTGGAAGTCCGCCTTCGCGGCGATGCGCGTCAGCCGGTACGCCTCGCTCGGCTACCGCCCCGCGCCGGCCGCGGTGGTGGCCTGCCCGCCGAACTCCGGGCCGCCCGCCTGCCTCGCGGAGCGCGAGGACGCCGTCGCCGCGTACACCCAGGCCCTGCTGTGGCAGCTCACCGGGAAGCCCGCGCACGCGGCGAAGGCCGTCGAGATCATGGACGCCTGGTCCGCCGTCGTCAAGAAGCACACCGAGGGCAACGCGGACCTCCAGACCGCCTGGGCGGGTTCCTCCTGGGCGAGGGCGGCCGACCTCGTGCACGCCACCTATCCGCAATGGGGAGGGCCTGCGGTCCAGCGCTTCAAGTGGATGCTCCGCAAGGCGTATCTGCCGGCCGTGACCGCCAAGGTCCCCGACTACAACGGCAATTGGGAACTGGCGATGACGGACGCGGCCATGAGCATGAGCGTCTTCCTGGAGGACCGCACCGTCTTCGAAGCCGCCCTGCGCCGCTACCGGGACCGGGTCCCCGCCTACTTCTACCTCGCCTCCGACGGCGACCTGCCCAAGGCGCCCGCCGCCGGCACCATCGACACCGCGGACGAGCTCGGCACGTACTGGTTCGGGCAACGGAAGTACGTCGACGGACTCGGCCAGGAGACCTGCCGCAACTTCATGCACGTCGGCTACTCCCTCGCGGCGACCGCGCACATCGCCGAGACCGCCTGGCACCAGGGCATCGACCTCTACACGGAGGAGGCCGACCGGCTCACCGCCGCGCTGGAATTCCATGCCCGCTACCAGCTGGGTGAGGCCCCTCCCGGGTGGCTGTGCGGCGGCAAGGTCGAGCGGACCATGGGCCCGGACGTCGAGGTGGCGCTCAACCACCTGGGCAACCGGATGCACCGGGAACTCCCGTACACCGAGAAGCTCGCCGCGCGGCAGCGGCCGGCGGGGACCGACGACCTCTTCGTCGCCTGGGAGACCCTGACCCATGCCGGGAACCCGGGCACCACCGGTGACCGCGGGGAGGACGGGGACGCGTAA